CACTTAAAATACCGCGTAAATGTTCAGTTGCACGTGCCCCGCCTACTGAACCATATGATACAATACCAGCCGCTTTATTGTTCCACTCGTCACGTAAGTAATCTAAAGCATTTTTTAGTGCGCCTGTGATTGAGTGGTTATATTCTTGAACGATGAATACAAATCCGTCGCAACCATTAATACTTGCTGACCAAGCTGCTGCGCCTGATGCATCGCCACCTGGTTCACCTAATAGTGGTAATTTGAAGTCTGCGATGTCAATGATTTCGTATGAAGCGTCTCCGCGTTTGTCTGCTAGTTCTTTTACCCATTTCCCTACTTGTGGACTAACTCGTCCTTCACGTGTACTACCCAAAACAATCCCAATTTTCAACATGTCATTTCCTCCTGTTTGCTCTACATTTTCGTTTGATCCGAATAATTTTTTAATAAAACTCATTGTTATACCTCATATTCTTTTTGAATTTCAATTGTGCTTCTTACTGTATCAAACTGTCGTACTAACTGCTCAATTTGTGTGCGCTTTGGTTCTAAAAAAGGTGGTAATGATAGTTTTTCGCCAAGTGTTTCATATGGCTCATCACCCATAAATCCTGGTCCATCTGTTGCAAACTCAAATAAAATTTGTGGTGCAACGCGTACATATAGCGATTCAAAGAAGTGACGATCAACATAACCCGATGTTTGGAATCCAAATTCCTCAAGTCGTTGCGTCCATTCATCTAACACTACACGATCCTCTACACGAAAAGCAGCGTGATGAACTGTACCATATCCTTGTCGTGCAATTGGTAATGTCGTATTATGTTCTACAATAATTTGAGAACCATTTCCTCCCTCACCCCCTTCAAATAAATGAGAAGTTCCTTCTGAATTAATTTCTTTAAACAGCAAGACTTCTTCTAACATTTGTTTGAAATATGTGAAATCCGAAATTCGAACAAAAATTGGGCCTAAACCAGTAATCGCAAACTCTAATGGAATTGGACCTTTTTGCCAAGCTGTACCAGCTGCGACACCTTCATTAAATTCATCAGAAATTAGTTGATACTGCTGATCGTCAAAATCTACGAAAGACAGTGTCTTTTTACCAAACTGCTCCTTGATGCCAGTATGCTCAATCTTGAGTCGGTTAAAACGTTTTACCCAATAATCAAGTGCTACATCAGTCGGTACTCGGAATGACGTTTTGGCAATCTCATTTGTACCATGTATCCCCTTTGGAATGTTTGGGAAATCAAAGAACGTC
This region of Sporosarcina sp. ANT_H38 genomic DNA includes:
- a CDS encoding NADPH-dependent FMN reductase is translated as MSFIKKLFGSNENVEQTGGNDMLKIGIVLGSTREGRVSPQVGKWVKELADKRGDASYEIIDIADFKLPLLGEPGGDASGAAAWSASINGCDGFVFIVQEYNHSITGALKNALDYLRDEWNNKAAGIVSYGSVGGARATEHLRGILSELLVAHVRVHPALSLFTDFENGTVFKPAAVQADSVNQMLDQVIPWTTALNTIRK
- a CDS encoding ring-cleaving dioxygenase produces the protein MNHLKGIHHVTAITSSAEKNYEFFTYVLGMRLVKKTVNQDDIQTYHLFFADDKGSAGTDMTFFDFPNIPKGIHGTNEIAKTSFRVPTDVALDYWVKRFNRLKIEHTGIKEQFGKKTLSFVDFDDQQYQLISDEFNEGVAAGTAWQKGPIPLEFAITGLGPIFVRISDFTYFKQMLEEVLLFKEINSEGTSHLFEGGEGGNGSQIIVEHNTTLPIARQGYGTVHHAAFRVEDRVVLDEWTQRLEEFGFQTSGYVDRHFFESLYVRVAPQILFEFATDGPGFMGDEPYETLGEKLSLPPFLEPKRTQIEQLVRQFDTVRSTIEIQKEYEV